A section of the Naumovozyma dairenensis CBS 421 chromosome 5, complete genome genome encodes:
- the KRE5 gene encoding Kre5p (similar to Saccharomyces cerevisiae KRE5 (YOR336W); ancestral locus Anc_7.57), giving the protein MILINILLVLLTLAFRTFSIGLDVSSFGVHEAVVAWSILTHLSSSSLFSNEPTFHELEGLYSIITGLDESVDYEEIDLIPYIEQLLTEKYNNPDIASLFSLYTELYPMGIINNDLQKQLRHYAIEENENCFILNGKKYTKPDDIFYLKSNDLKQQALLPDSQIVLSNEYIISDAAAPATTTAENGNSPILTFYGCPNNNDLFNEFNRNLFSEITSKSGKFRFIWRSTCSIGSNNEEYKEIQFPLALTIKENSDFNSLSNKKTNEFKIPLDIPKRFQNDQYEHYNPSETELEELDMKVTYLISKYYKQTSNLTSTSKFAKGIINNFPLLMSQLIQVELPPTALKKIKKSNSDLEKFGVDYKMLGLYVNGQYIKLSSLNEFSLLNMIVKEHSHVSKLLFLFENMFPNTMKPTLSSVKKIINYFSSISLDNLNTLQPIKYNLHMIPGFSESVIYFNDIEIDSQYDELSNDISAFFQESKFGELPEYRQNWNELIFVIDFNNLQDESTIHALKGLITAINVITQGYPQRIGLLPLDTSQGTNLLVQRMIRKVYELKNFDLIELQSFLQELSEINEDVDLDMEDENYPSPNVNKLLKNLQIFETSIIIDGEIYPFKKNTWHYLIAKVIKKDVSYLKNELRQIANKIQNNAANPVKDVRSLLHMKSGNARHSKYTPDYFSDAVYTTMNNTVLFEIQERIVEYVASEEYNLLHTITLFDDFNTLSSLKRLQNLLENTYSGIRVRIIHNGSMKGKTWTKLKKVLEKKKNVKSQLSALIQQTKNNEYEGTSSINPNMLARWLPDISVPFVPGLSSFMIINGRFIHFEPTEIPTTTNFEAIIKREAQRTLQTTFSLIKEFPTLEDAKFNPDLIEMTSALLTKEFYHSTNVFDNGIEYSTENYFPRLNLDELLKFNSYTTLQSNSHNSIKPVDILLLIDPLEERSQKILSLISKLKNLSFINLQIILLPTEKLKIVPIERIYIDNPIEETYPLPNILMENFEVDIDIPSQFSSNNFQELKKISIEVHTFPTNSYPSQSQVDGIGGVCLELINSQGDVVDTTTTMATFGYGTLHANDINTKYQVRSCGDDFIIGSFSVNTYSDYIPVDSFSIADFTPIKLYVQVMKNPNFHEKVKKVDDNNYHVFTLLKDDPDEETIYQDMVFSLLKNPERKQDSILHFWIIDQPFFSQEFREFIRLINEETENLRGIIHLFSYDWPSWLRPQRFRSRTLDVSKILFLDTLFPQNISKVLYMNPVAQNIVDPAKVIDQYNVDNAFSMLKMNGKGYWNEGYWSKMLDENNLEFYSVNPFFLINLENVRKNEVCEKLRVHYQRLTTNINSLQVIDQDLLNDIQLLVPISALPDKLRTISVHSTETNFLQWKQNKEQKYSQIKTTQEQISHDEL; this is encoded by the coding sequence ATGATACTGATAAATATCTTACttgtattattaacattGGCATTTAGGACTTTCTCAATTGGACTTGATGTCTCTTCATTCGGTGTTCATGAGGCTGTCGTTGCTTGGTCCATATTAACTCATCTTAGTAGTTCAAGCCTCTTCTCAAATGAACCAACCTTCCACGAATTGGAGGGTTTATATTCCATAATTACTGGTTTAGATGAATCTGTAGattatgaagaaattgaccTTATCCCCTACATTGAACAATTGCTGacagaaaaatataataatccAGATATAGCATCGCTGTTTTCTTTATACACAGAATTATATCCAATGGGAATCATTAACAATGATTTACAGAAACAGCTCAGACATTATGCCATTGAAGAGAATGAAAATTGCTTCATTTTGAATGGAAAGAAATATACTAAGCCAgatgatatattctatttgaaatcaaacGATTTAAAACAACAAGCATTGTTGCCAGACTCTCAGATCGTATTGTCAAATGAATACATAATATCTGATGCTGCTGCTCCTGCTACTACTACCGCTGAGAACGGAAACTCTCCAATACTAACATTCTATGGTTgtccaaataataatgacctatttaatgaattcaatagAAATTTGTTCTCAGAAATTACATCAAAATCAGGGAAGTTCCGCTTCATTTGGAGATCAACATGTTCCATAGGATCCAacaatgaagaatataaagaaattcaatttcCCTTAGCATTGActatcaaagaaaattcagattttaattctttatcaaataagaaaacaaacGAATTCAAAATCCCATTAGATATCCCCAAAAGATTCCAAAATGATCAATATGAACATTATAATCCTTCAGAAAcagaattagaagaattagatatGAAAGTAACttatctaatttcaaaatattataaacaAACTTCTAACCTAACATCTACTTCGAAATTTGCTAAAggtataataaataatttccCACTTCTAATGTCACAACTAATACAGGTAGAATTACCTCCCACAgcattgaagaaaatcaaaaaaagtAACTctgatttagaaaaatttggTGTGGATTATAAAATGTTAGGTCTATATGTTAACGGTCAATACATCAAATTAAGttctttaaatgaattttctttgttgaATATGATTGTTAAGGAACATTCTCACgtttctaaattattattcctcTTCGAAAATATGTTTCCCAATACAATGAAACCAACGTTGAGTTcagtgaaaaaaattatcaattatttttcctcCATATCATTGGATAATTTAAATACCCTTCAACCTATAAAATATAACCTACATATGATACCAGGATTTTCAGAAAGCgtaatttattttaacgacattgaaattgattctcaatatgatgaattaagCAATGATATTTCTGCATTTTTTCAGGAATCGAAATTTGGGGAATTACCAGAATATAGACAAAATTGGAATGAACTCATCTTCGTTAtagattttaataatttacaaGATGAAAGTACAATACATGCATTGAAAGGATTAATCACAGCAATTAACGTTATTACACAAGGTTATCCTCAAAGAATAGgattattaccattagaTACAAGTCAAGGTACAAACCTACTTGTGCAACGAATGATAAGGAAAGTttatgaattgaaaaatttcgaTTTGATTGAATTACAATCCTTCTTACAAGAATTATCGGAAATTAACGAAGATGTCGATCTTGATatggaagatgaaaatTATCCATCTCCaaatgttaataaattattaaagaacttacaaatttttgaaacttCGATTATCATTGATGGTGAAATTTATCcatttaagaaaaatacTTGGCATTATTTGATTGCTAAAGTCATTAAGAAAGATGTTTCatatttaaagaatgaaTTGAGACAAATAGCaaataaaattcaaaataatgcTGCCAATCCAGTGAAGGACGTAAGATCTTTACTTCATATGAAATCTGGTAACGCAAGACATTCTAAATATACACCAGATTATTTTTCTGATGCCGTATATACAACTATGAATAATACGGTActatttgaaattcaagAACGTATAGTTGAATATGTTGCGTCGGAAGAATATAACCTATTGCATACAATCActttatttgatgattttaataCTTTAAgttctttgaaaagattacaaaACTTACTAGAGAACACATATTCAGGTATCAGGGTTAGAATTATACATAATGGATCTATGAAAGGGAAAACATGGAccaaattaaaaaaagttttggaaaagaaaaaaaatgttaaatCTCAACTTTCTGCCCTTATTCAGCAAACAAAGAACAACGAATATGAGGGAACAAGCTCCATTAATCCTAATATGTTAGCCAGATGGCTTCCTGATATCTCAGTCCCATTTGTTCCCGGCTTATCTTCatttatgataataaacGGGAGGTTTATACATTTTGAACCAACGGAAATACCTACAACGACAAATTTTGAAGCCATAATTAAAAGAGAGGCCCAAAGAACTTTACAAACTACgttttctttgattaaaGAATTTCCAACATTAGAAGACGCGAAATTCAATCCAGATTTAATAGAAATGACTTCAGCATTATTAACTAAAGAATTCTATCATTCTACTAATGTTTTTGATAATGGTATTGAATATTCAACAGAAAATTACTTCCCAAGATTGAATTTGGACGAACTGTTGAAATTTAATAGCTATACAACATTGCAATCCAACTCTCACAACTCCATAAAACCGGTAGATATTCTTTTACTTATTGATCcattagaagaaagatCCCAAAAGATCTTGTCATTAATATctaaattaaaaaatttatcatttattaatttacaaattatattattacccactgaaaaattaaaaatcGTCCCTATcgaaagaatatatattgacAATCCTATCGAGGAAACTTATCCACTACCTAACATTCTTATGGAAAATTTCGAAGTAGATATCGATATTCCCTCTCAATTTTCCTCAAACAATTTCcaagaattaaaaaaaatatccaTAGAAGTACATACGTTTCCTACAAACTCTTATCCCTCTCAATCTCAAGTGGATGGTATAGGTGGTGTATGTCTCgaattgataaattctCAAGGGGATGTTGTCGACACCACTACAACAATGGCCACATTTGGATATGGTACATTACATGctaatgatattaatactAAGTATCAAGTGAGGAGTTGTGGTGATGATTTCATCATTGGTTCATTCTCAGTGAACACTTATTCTGATTATATCCCAGTggattcattttcaattgcaGATTTTACTCCAATAAAGTTATATGTTCAAGTAATGAAGAATCCTAATTTTCATGAAAAGGTAAAGAAAGtagatgataataattatcaTGTATTTACCCTTTTAAAGGACGACCCTGACGAAGAGACCATATACCAAGATATGGTGTTTTCATTGCTAAAAAATCCAGAACGTAAGCAAGACAGCATATTACACTTCTGGATAATTGACCAGCCATTCTTCTCTCAAGAATTTAGAGAATTTATTAGATTAATCAATGAAGAAACGGAAAATTTACGTGGTATAATACATTTGTTTTCTTATGATTGGCCATCATGGTTAAGACCTCAACGGTTCAGATCAAGAACGTTAGATGTCTCAAAGATACTGTTTTTAGATACATTATTCCCACAAAATATCTCAAAAGTTCTTTACATGAATCCAGTAGCACAGAATATTGTTGATCCGGCTAAAGTGATCGACCAATATAATGTAGATAATGCATTTTCCATGCTGAAGATGAATGGTAAAGGGTATTGGAACGAAGGGTATTGGTCTAAGATGTTAGATGAGAataatcttgaattttATTCAGTTAATCCATTTTTCCTAataaatttagaaaatgttcgaaaaaatgaagtatgtgaaaaattaagGGTACATTATCAAAGGTTAACAACGAATATAAATTCTTTACAAGTAATTGATCAAGATTTGCTAAATGATATACAGCTGTTAGTTCCAATAAGTGCACTTCCTGATAAATTACGAACAATTTCAGTTCATTCTACTGAAACCAATTTTTTGCAATGGAAGCAAAATAAAGAACAGAAATATTCGCAAATAAAAACTACGCAAGAACAAATATCTCATGATGAACTGTAA
- the TEA1 gene encoding Tea1p (similar to Saccharomyces cerevisiae TEA1 (YOR337W); ancestral locus Anc_7.56), with amino-acid sequence MNVNMTQQQQGSSNAQEAGNNGSIDTVTSTDNEGPNDNVESNAQLFGQLGLPKRKRLACTNCRKRRKKCDLSYPCASCVRLRIDCNVNEEDLRKKRYSSSYVKSLEGHVAYLESNLKTLIDKVYPNNIDMLNSMNIGDVISGLVNNKPEYNKDTLNGFSKLNNKDSITTDGSISKPPHSALSPNGAKSVPNPIVPYRIRSPPLEPEKKRKPLIKGSLYPEGPVIYKPKATNSVLSVSSLVSNNSSPSDDITPSFHQTPKDGNNCDNVDIESDKQRISDLHTTVIKRTAPVGDTNSLNNDSKILESLSNFYKFLYPGHFIFVHRESFLYGFFNHFKNNYADSHYCSLELIYAMSAIGSRLSPTLQDMSEIYYEMSKTTLLNIVFDENSAPKITTVQALLCLAFYELGKGSNQLAWYFSGLAIRVGYDMGFQLDPQVWYTDDIKSKLTESELKIRSRIYWGCYIADHFICLMLGRTSTLSVSNSTIPESDELPEVNGTEEFRFVSKHVLQISLPLKNLIVLSRVVQIFTSKIFIETDDIEQKVEYLNNFNLQVFNWRQSLPDFLKWNKNLLEDEDVSTDPTISYFWYYYYIVRLTFNKPFIEDCTESQIVVIEILDDLQTLFNNFKKKYGGFNKATLYQLYVCLLAINCLKKLEEQTNVTANSTVSGEIMNPINETSTIDKATRLKLDEQLKFFNNIFYRCLTPAYQLPRKLQEDTDYEFEQEKQDLIQMSSNTNYIHDFSLSNEIDDLIRDLFGAVPNPNLPNNGNPIS; translated from the coding sequence atgaatgtCAATATGAcacaacagcaacaagGCTCATCCAACGCACAAGAAGCAGGGAATAATGGTTCTATCGATACTGTTACTAGTACTGATAATGAAGGCCCTAATGATAATGTGGAAAGCAACGCACAACTTTTTGGTCAACTTGGTTTGCCAAAGAGGAAACGATTAGCATGCACAAATTGTCgcaaaagaagaaagaaatgtGATTTATCATATCCATGCGCTAGCTGTGTTAGGCTCCGAATTGATTGTAATGTAAACGAAGAAGATTTAAGGAAGAAGAGGTATTCATCATCTTATGTGAAATCTTTAGAAGGTCATGTAGCATATTTGGAAAGTAACTTGAAAACTCTTATAGATAAAGTTTATCCGAATAACATAGATATGTTGAATAGTATGAACATCGGAGACGTTATTTCTGGCTTAGTTAATAACAAACCTGAATATAACAAGGATACGCTGAACGGATTTTCAAAgttgaataataaagatagCATTACTACTGATGGATCAATCTCAAAACCTCCTCATTCGGCATTATCTCCAAATGGTGCAAAATCGGTTCCTAATCCTATTGTGCCATATAGAATACGAAGTCCTCCACTAGAAccagaaaagaaaaggaagcCGTTAATTAAAGGTAGTTTGTACCCTGAGGGGCCTGTTATTTATAAACCGAAAGCAACCAATTCTGTCCTTTCGGTGTCTTCTTTAGTTTCCAATAATTCATCACCATCAGATGATATAACTCCTTCTTTTCATCAAACTCCAAAGGACGGCAATAATTGTGATAatgttgatattgaaaGTGATAAACAACGTATCTCAGATTTACATACCACAGTGATTAAAAGAACTGCACCAGTGGGGGATaccaattcattaaataatgattcgAAGATTTTAGAATCATTATCCAATTTCtataaatttctttatccTGGACATTTCATATTTGTTCATCGTGAAAGTTTCCTTTATGGGTTTTTCAAtcatttcaaaaacaaCTATGCGGATTCTCATTATTGTTCATTAGAATTAATTTATGCCATGAGCGCCATTGGATCAAGGTTAAGTCCCACCCTACAAGATATGTCAGAGATATACTATGAAATGAGTAAGACCacattattaaatattgttttCGATGAGAATAGTGCACCTAAGATTACCACGGTCCAGGCATTATTATGTCTAGCATTTTATGAATTGGGTAAAGGTAGTAACCAATTAGCGTGGTATTTTTCTGGTTTGGCAATTCGTGTCGGGTATGATATGGGATTCCAATTAGATCCTCAAGTTTGGTATACGGATGATATAAAGAGTAAATTGACAGAGAgtgaattgaaaattagGTCACGAATTTATTGGGGATGTTATATTGCAGAtcatttcatttgtttAATGTTAGGTAGAACCTCAACTTTAAGCGTTAGTAACTCTACTATCCCTGAATCTGATGAATTACCTGAAGTGAATGGTACTGAAGAATTCCGATTTGTTAGCAAACATGTTTTACAAATTTCATTAcctttaaagaatttgattGTTTTATCAAGAGttgttcaaatttttaCATCGAagatatttattgaaactGATGACATTGAACAAAAAGTAGAATACTTGAATAACTTTAACTTACAAGTATTTAATTGGCGACAATCATTACCagattttttgaaatgGAATAAGAATCttttagaagatgaagatgtgTCAACAGACCCAActatttcatatttttggtattattattatattgtgAGACTAACGTTCAATAAACCGTTCATTGAAGATTGTACAGAATCGCAAATTGTTGTCATTGAAATATTGGATGATTTACAAACtcttttcaacaatttcaagaaaaaatatggtGGATTCAATAAAGCTACACTGTACCAATTGTATGTTTGTCTCTTAGCTATCAATTGTCTtaaaaaattggaagagCAAACAAATGTTACAGCCAATTCAACAGTGTCAGGGGAGATAATGAATCCTATAAATGAAACGAGTACGATAGATAAAGCTACCAGGTTGAAGCTGGATGAgcaattgaaatttttcaataatattttttacaGATGTTTAACTCCTGCTTACCAATTACCAAGGAAATTGCAAGAAGACACGGACTATGAATTTGAACAAGAGAAACAAgatttaattcaaatgaGTAGTAACACTAACTATATCCATGACTTCTCATTaagtaatgaaattgatgatcTTATTAGAGATTTGTTCGGGGCTGTACCAAACCCTAATCTTCCAAACAATGGAAACCCTATATCATAA
- the NDAI0E03860 gene encoding uncharacterized protein (similar to Saccharomyces cerevisiae FUN19 (YAL034C) and YOR338W; ancestral locus Anc_7.55), which translates to MQLFSPQAENQALTNHPKTNNDATGNNSPNDSDPGLLSLLHQRVLIATNSAKLRKTNSNPSTFNFNNNNASTIINTSNSRNQNSETSSITSDEHLIPSPPLSPTISTVDTTQLANFSDIYESKNGITLLPSWERGLTTKDYHYRLTQFLSRYKTVFGNEAKDIITVPRSIKRLRSYNRNTNNQFNKDRSGKAQIITRRYNTRSEGERTPRASSKSSYYTKDSQYETYDRHLLTPPSPRRNISYGRSITPIRRVKKTLPMVSSPLASASAIHSAPQYIPNMSWEKLPDYSPSTSTLPANNPKCLKVEWKGSPMDLSHDPLKNNLHPAELILAQVLRLPCDLYLDSKRRLFLEKVHRLKKGLPFRRTDAQKACRIDVNKASRLYAAFEKVGWLKDSNFLSKL; encoded by the coding sequence ATGCAATTGTTTTCACCACAAGCAGAGAATCAAGCATTGACGAATCATCCAAAAACGAATAACGATGCTACAGGTAATAATAGCCCTAATGACAGTGACCCAGGATTATTAAGTTTGTTGCACCAAAGGGTGTTGATTGCTACCAATTCTGCCAAATTGAGGAAAACCAATTCCAATCCCAGCACATTCAactttaataataataatgcaaGTACCATCATAAATACTTCCAATAGCAGAAATCAAAATAGTGAAACCAGTTCAATTACGTCAGATGAACATTTAATTCCATCACCTCCATTGTCTCCAACCATTTCTACTGTTGATACCACTCAATTGGCAAACTTCAGCGATATTTACGAGTCAAAAAATGGTATTACATTATTACCTAGTTGGGAAAGAGGATTGACTACTAAGgattatcattatcgtcTAACACAATTCCTCTCAAGATATAAAACAGTATTTGGAAATGAAGCGAAAGATATAATAACTGTTCCTCGCAGTATAAAAAGATTAAGAAGTTATAATAGAAATACAAATaatcaattcaataaagatAGGAGCGGAAAAGCACAAATTATAACAAGAAGGTATAACACAAGATCAGAGGGGGAAAGGACTCCAAGGGCGTCATCAAAATCCTCTTATTATACCAAGGATTCGCAATATGAGACATATGACCGTCACTTACTTACTCCACCTTCACCTCGCagaaatatatcatatGGTAGGTCAATTACTCCTATCCGTAGAGTTAAAAAGACACTTCCAATGGTGTCATCACCGTTAGCATCCGCTTCTGCAATTCATTCTGCCCCTCAATATATACCTAATATGTCGTGGGAGAAACTTCCTGATTATTCACCTTCCACATCTACGTTACCAGCTAATAATCCAAAATGCTTGAAAGTGGAATGGAAAGGTTCCCCAATGGATTTATCACATgatccattgaaaaataatttacatCCAGCTGAATTAATATTGGCGCAAGTATTAAGATTACCTTGTGATTTATATTTAGATTCAAAGAGAAGATTATTTTTGGAGAAAGTTCATCGTTTGAAAAAAGGTTTACCATTTAGGAGAACTGATGCTCAAAAGGCATGTAGGATTGATGTAAATAAAGCTTCAAGATTATATGCTGCTTTTGAGAAAGTAGGATGGTTAAAGGATTCGAATTTCCTTTCTAaattataa
- the UBC11 gene encoding putative E2 ubiquitin-protein ligase UBC11 (similar to Saccharomyces cerevisiae UBC11 (YOR339C); ancestral locus Anc_7.54), whose amino-acid sequence MSSTKIKHVPLPEGHSVVKRLQSELMQLMMSPTPGLSAFPNDEEDLTHWSAIITGPKDTPYDGLRFKLSFQFSDSYPYAPPLVKFISPMWHPNVDMSGNICLDILKDQWSAVYNVETILLSLQALLEEPNNSSPLNAVAAELWDDDMNEYKKRLLARYEDIGDQ is encoded by the coding sequence ATGTCGtcaacaaaaattaaacatGTCCCACTTCCGGAGGGCCATTCAGTAGTCAAGAGATTACAGTCTGAACTAATGCAGTTAATGATGTCACCAACACCAGGTTTAAGTGCTTTCccaaatgatgaagaagactTAACTCATTGGTCTGCAATAATTACAGGTCCTAAAGATACACCATATGATGGTCTTCGATTTAAATTATCTTTCCAATTCTCAGATTCATATCCCTATGCTCCTCCCCTCGTGAAATTTATTAGTCCCATGTGGCATCCTAATGTTGATATGAGTGGGAACATTTGTCTAGATATATTGAAGGATCAATGGTCTGCCGTTTATAATGTGGAAACTATATTACTATCATTGCAAGCTTTATTGGAAGAACCAAATAATAGTTCACCTTTAAATGCTGTTGCTGCAGAACTTTGGGATGATGAtatgaatgaatataaaaaaagattACTAGCAAGATATGAAGATATAGGCGATCAATAA
- the RPA43 gene encoding DNA-directed RNA polymerase I subunit RPA43 (similar to Saccharomyces cerevisiae RPA43 (YOR340C); ancestral locus Anc_7.52) → MKRSHETLQEKIFIKKQKKQVSNPIDEEDGISNCMVRIPVSLYVSLAPMYMNNPLQGIMKQHLNPMVMKYNSTVGGVVLGYENLKICDMDPTNDETSDEKLIKLTPDTPFGFTWCEVDLYAWQPHVGDIMEGYIFIQSASHIGLLLHDAFNASIKKNNIPEDWTFISNDEEYIAETSRTDDGDKNENNNGNEGNNNNGIQGNSYVNRSLGYWVDANGSRIDGKLKFTVRNVHTTGRVVSVEGTLYTYDGGATNQNTRSQVENLPVVSNKKIVFDEEVEEENKVSHKELDLSAVREDDGSKIVYDQNSSDSSDDDSDDSD, encoded by the coding sequence atgaaaagatcTCACGAAACGCTCCAAGAGAAGATTTTTattaagaaacaaaagaagcAAGTTTCAAATCCAATCGATGAGGAAGATGGTATTTCCAATTGTATGGTTCGTATCCCAGTCTCCCTATACGTCTCATTGGCTCCAATGTATATGAACAATCCCTTACAAGGTATAATGAAACAACATTTGAATCCAATGGttatgaaatataatagtaCAGTAGGAGGAGTGGTCTTAGGTtatgaaaatttgaagatttgtGACATGGATCcaacaaatgatgaaacctccgatgaaaaattgattaaattgACACCTGATACTCCATTTGGTTTTACATGGTGTGAAGTCGACTTATATGCATGGCAACCACATGTCGGCGATATAATGGAAGGAtacattttcattcaatcAGCTTCTCATATTGGGTTATTACTACATGATGCCTTCAATGCTAGtatcaagaagaataacATTCCAGAAGATTGGACTtttatttcaaatgatgaGGAATATATAGCTGAAACAAGCCGAACAGACGATGGCGataagaatgaaaataataatggtaatgaaggaaataacaacaatggTATCCAAGGTAATTCTTATGTCAACCGTTCATTAGGTTATTGGGTGGATGCTAATGGGTCCCGTATAGAtggtaaattgaaatttacAGTGAGGAATGTGCATACTACAGGTAGAGTTGTGTCTGTAGAAGGTACATTATATACCTATGATGGTGGTGCCACAAACCAAAATACTCGTTCACAAGTAGAAAACTTACCTGTtgtatcaaataaaaagattgtatttgatgaagaagttgaagaagaaaacaaagtCAGTCACAAAGAATTGGACTTATCTGCTGTGAGGGAAGATGATGGATCAAAAATTGTTTATGATCAAAACTCAAGTGACAgtagtgatgatgattcaGATGATAGTGATTAA